TGCCCGAGGGCATCGAAGGCCAGGTGCCCTACAAGGGGCGCATGGCCGACCTGGTCACCCAGCTCATGGGCGGCCTGCGCGCCGGCATGGGCCTGAGCGGCGGCAAGAGCATCGCCGACTTCCAGCAGAAGGCCACCTTCGTGGAGATCAGCGGCTCCGGCCTGCGCGAAAGCCACGCCCACGACGTGATGATCACCAAGGAAGCGCCGAACTACCGAATGGAGTAGCCTCCATCAATCCACCACCAAGACGCGAAGCCACCAAGAAAAGCATGACGGACTTGGCAGCCACAGGCCTTGGTGTCTTGGTGTCTTGGTGGTTAGCTTTTTCTTGGATTGATCCCTCCTCGGAGCCTCCTATGTCCTTCCTTGTGAAAAACGTCCGCCTGATCGATCCTGCCCAGGGCTTCGACGGACCAGGAGCCCTGCTGGTGTCTGAAGGCCAAGTCGTGGCCGCCGGGGTCGAGGCAACAAACCACCCCCAGGCGGCGGGAGCCGAAGTGGTGGATGGCGGCGGCGCGGTACTGGCGCCCGGCTTCGTCGATCTGCATGTGCACTTCCGCGAGCCCGGCCAGACCCGCAAGGAGAGCATCGAAAGCGGCAGCCGCGCCGCCATCGCCGGCGGCTTCACTGCCGTGTGTGCCATGGCCAACACCAAGCCCGTGAACGACTCAGTGGCCATCACCGAGATGATGCTCACCCGCGCCGCCAAGGCCGAGCTCTGCCGCTACTTCCCCATTGGCACCGTGAGCCGCGAGATGAAGGGCGAGGAACTGGCCGATATGGGCACGCTGAAGGCCGCGGGCTGCGTGGCCTTCTCCGACGACGGCCTGCCCATCTCCAACGCCTCGCTCATGCGCCGCGCCCTGGAATACACGCGCTGGCTGGACGTGCCCGTGGTGGCCCATGAGGAGGACAAGGATCTCGCCGGCAAGGGCTACATGCATGAAGGCGCTGTGAGCGCGTCGCTCGGTTGCCTGGGCATTCCCGCCGCCGCCGAAGAGGCCATGGTGGCGC
This sequence is a window from Geothrix sp. PMB-07. Protein-coding genes within it:
- a CDS encoding dihydroorotase is translated as MSFLVKNVRLIDPAQGFDGPGALLVSEGQVVAAGVEATNHPQAAGAEVVDGGGAVLAPGFVDLHVHFREPGQTRKESIESGSRAAIAGGFTAVCAMANTKPVNDSVAITEMMLTRAAKAELCRYFPIGTVSREMKGEELADMGTLKAAGCVAFSDDGLPISNASLMRRALEYTRWLDVPVVAHEEDKDLAGKGYMHEGAVSASLGCLGIPAAAEEAMVARDIILAEHTGGHLHLAHLSTKGSMRMVREAKARGLNVTCEVTPHHFALSDKELMKFDSDYKMNPPLRTEADIQAVLEAIADGTVDAIATDHAPHGWDDKEVELPIAAFGVIGLETALPLTLELLVNRGVISLSKAISLLAWEPAKVFHLDRQGLGSLKPGAPADFVLFDPTAKVQVDRAFIQSKSYNTPFKGWSLPGKVLSTWVAGKRVWG